Part of the Fibrobacter sp. genome, AGCAACAGGCCTCGGCAGAGAAAGTCTTTACAAGGCACTGAATGAAGATGCCCACCCCCGTTTTGACACCATTTTACGCGTATTGAACGCACTAAATGTTCAAATGATCGCGGTTCCTAAAGTTCGCACAAAGAGAAAAGTTTCCCGCAAACTTGCCGTGGCCGAAAAGAAAGCCGCTTACAAAGTTTAGGCAAATGTTTCGCCGAACTTAAACCACTTTTTGATAAATAAAACCGAAGCACGAAACCGTCGCTTTTTACGCATGTAGCGACAGGAGGGAAAATGACAAAAATATCGCTTGCCAAAAGTACCATTATGGTACTTTTATATCTATATTTTCATTGTAACAGATTCTTTTGCTTTTGAGGAGGCATTCTGAATGGAACACCTCGGCAAAGCACACTTTGACAACCGACGCTGACACAACGCTTTGGCAAGATGTTTACCATTCCTCCGACAAAAAAGAGGATGGTTCTTGCGTAAAGCTGTA contains:
- a CDS encoding putative addiction module antidote protein, with amino-acid sequence MKTSKLDLSELLDNEEVIARVISDALQSNDSTILLRTIGYVAKARGIAQIAKATGLGRESLYKALNEDAHPRFDTILRVLNALNVQMIAVPKVRTKRKVSRKLAVAEKKAAYKV